The DNA window CCCGGGCCCGACGCCGTCGAAATGCGCCGCTGACGTCCGCGCTCGGAGCACTGCGGACGTGCCTCGTCTGGTCCGTGGTTCGCACCGTCGGCCGGCGCGCGCGGGATCGCGTGACCATCGGTGGTTCGTTCTGCGTCGGCCTGAGTCGAAGGAGCACATGATGATGCGCAAGTCGTTCTGGATGGCTTGGTTCGCGGTCGGGACAGGCGCTGGTTTCGCGACGGTCGTGTCAGGCTGCTTCATCAACACGGACCTGAGCTGCGAGCACACGCAGGTCGGCTGCCCGACGTCCGGTGAGCTGGAAGGTGGGCGTGTCGAGGCATCCGTCGACTGCAGGCCGAGCGCTGCCGCAGAGGTCGCCGAGGTCTGCGGGGTGTTCGTGTCGAGCGCGGGTACGGAAGGCGGGGCCGGGACGAAGGCTGCGCCCGTGAAGACGCTCGCGGAGGCGGTGAAGCACGCGCAGGAAGGCGGGACGGGCCGCGTGTACGCGTGCGCGGAAGCGTTCGAGGGCGCGGTGGAGGTGCCCGCAGGGGTGACGGTCTTCGGCGGGCTGGACTGCCAGAAGGGCTGGCGGTGGGCCGAGGGGACGCGCAAGACGCGGGTGACGGCGCCGATGGGCGAGGTCCCGCTGCGGCTGCGCGGCGGTGAAGGCGAGGCGCGGCTGGAGGATGTGGAGGTGGAGGCGAAGGGGATCATGGTGGGCGGGGACGCCGCGCTGAAGGGGGCGTCGTCGATCGCGGTGGTGGCGGAGGGGATCCGGGTCTCGCTGGTGAGATCGACGCTGGTGGCGGGGGACGGCGCCGCCGGAGAGGAGGGGGCGGGGCACGGAGCGCGGGCCGGCGCAGGCGCGGACGGGACGGCGGGGAGGCCAGCCTGTGCGGCAGACGGTGGGGAGCCCCAGGTGGAGAACCTGTGCGGCACGGCCGACGACGTGACGGATGACTCGATCGGGGGTCTCGGCGGTTCGGGTCGGGTCTACAGCGGTGGCGGTGGCGAGTCCGGTCTGCCGGGCCTCGAGAACGCGGGCACGGGCGCCGATGTCGAGGCGCAGTGCGAAGGGAAGGCAGGCGGGGACGGCGAGTCGGGGGAGGGGGGCGACGGCGCGCGAGGCCTCGGGTCGCTGAGCGCCGCGGGGTACGTCGGCGCGAAGGGAGCCGATGGCGGCAAGGGGGAGCCCGGCCAAGGAGGGGGCGGCGGCGGCGGTCGAAGCGGCGGCAAGGGGGTGGGCCAGTGTCCGCAAGCGTCGACGGGCAGCGGCGCGAGCGGCGGCAACGGCGCCAGCGGTGGATGCGGCGGCGCTGGTGGGCGCGGCGGCGGCGCGGGCGGCGCGAGCATCGCGCTGGTGAGCCTGGAGGCGCAGGTGGTCTTCGACGACGTGGTCTTGCGGACGGGCCGCGGCGGCGTCGGCGGGTCGGGGGGCCCGGGGCAGAACGGAGGTCTCGGGGGCGCCGAGGGAGGCAAGGGGGGCGCGGTGGACCCGGCGTACACCCAGCTCAAGGAAGGCTGCCCTGGGGGCGCTGGAGGCAACGGCGGAAAGGGCGGGCAGGGGGGTGGAGGCCTGGGTGGGCACGCGATCGGCGTCGCGTTCCGCGGGGTGGCGCCTTCGCTGGAGGGGGCCGTCGTGACGCTCGGTGAACCTGGCGCGGGCGGCACGAGCGCCGACGCCGAGCACGCTGGCGCTCCGGGGACGAGGGCGGACCTGGCAGCGTTTCCCTGAGCGGTCGCTCGGGTGACACGTCAGACTGGGGCATGCGCTCCCGAGGTCTCCTCGCCCTTCGCTTTCTCCTCGCCGCTCGATCATCCCGCCTCGCTCTCGGCAGCCTCCTCGGCAGCCTCGCCCTCTGCGTCACCGCCTGTGACGCGAGCCCCTCTCCTCCCGAGCCTGGCCCGTCCTCGCCCACCCCGATCGCAGCGCATCCGGCATCGAGCGCAGCAGCCGCTGGCATCACCTCCGACGCTCGTCCCGCGCTCCACGCGGCCGACCCGCCGGGCCCCGAGCACGCAGCCGCGCCCGCCGCTTCTCTCGCGACCCCGCCGTCCTCGGCGCTCGCCCCCGCCGCCACCTCGGCCACCTCGGCAGAGACCGCCGCCAGCTACCCCTGGCTCGGCGACCCTTCCCTCGCAGCGGCCGCACCACCACCCGTCGACACGCTCCTCGCCCGCTTCCCCTCACCCCCACCGGGCTTCACGCGCGTCGACCTCGCCGGTGGTTCCTTTGGCGCCTGGCTCCGGCACCTCCCGCTCGCGGCGCCCGGCACGCCGGTCCTGCGCCACAGCGGCGGCGTCATCCTTCCCCCGGACCACAGGAACCTCGCTGCGGTCGTCGCCATCGACATCGGCCAGGCCGACCTCCAGCAGTGCGCCGACGCCATCATCCGCCTCCACGCCGAGTGGCGCTGGGCGCGTGGGGACCGCGACCTGAGCTACCGCGCGGGGGCGGGCATCGAGCTTCCCTTCGACCGCTGGGTCCGCGGCGAGCGTCCCGTCCAGCGCGGCGAAGCCCTCGTCTGGGAGCCGAAGACCCGCTCGAGCCCGAAGGACCATCCGACCTTCCGCGGCTGGCTCGACGGCGTGTTCATGTGGGCCAACACGGGCGCCCTCGCGCAGCAGGCCCAG is part of the Chondromyces crocatus genome and encodes:
- a CDS encoding DUF4846 domain-containing protein, translating into MRSRGLLALRFLLAARSSRLALGSLLGSLALCVTACDASPSPPEPGPSSPTPIAAHPASSAAAAGITSDARPALHAADPPGPEHAAAPAASLATPPSSALAPAATSATSAETAASYPWLGDPSLAAAAPPPVDTLLARFPSPPPGFTRVDLAGGSFGAWLRHLPLAAPGTPVLRHSGGVILPPDHRNLAAVVAIDIGQADLQQCADAIIRLHAEWRWARGDRDLSYRAGAGIELPFDRWVRGERPVQRGEALVWEPKTRSSPKDHPTFRGWLDGVFMWANTGALAQQAQPVAVEQIAPGDFVVQPGTPGHAVLVVDVARASDGRAALLLAQSFMPAQNVHVLRPSVDATWFVVSPDDQALVTPFWKPFPWRWLRRFEQG